One genomic window of Prochlorococcus sp. MIT 0603 includes the following:
- a CDS encoding high light inducible protein has translation MNSSPYVTTESGNRQNAFPVEAQPELIENYSGYIQEAEKANGRWAMIGFIALLGSYISTGQAIPGIF, from the coding sequence ACTACTGAATCAGGTAATCGTCAAAATGCTTTTCCTGTTGAAGCTCAGCCAGAGCTAATAGAAAACTATTCAGGCTATATACAGGAAGCTGAAAAAGCCAATGGTCGCTGGGCAATGATTGGATTCATAGCCTTATTAGGCTCATACATTTCAACAGGTCAAGCGATTCCTGGAATTTTCTAA